The Haematobia irritans isolate KBUSLIRL chromosome 1, ASM5000362v1, whole genome shotgun sequence DNA segment tatttcaatagaaaatttttgaaaattttatttctatagaaaattttgtcaaaatgtatttctatagaaagttatgcaaaaattttatttctatcgaaaattttctcaaagttttatttctatagaaaattttgtctaaattttatttctatagaaaatttttgcagaattttatttatatagaaaatttttgcaaaattttatttctatagaaaattttgtcaaaattttatttctacagaaaattttgacaacattttatttctatagaatattttgtcaaaattttatttctatagaaaatttgtcaaaattttatttctatagaaaattttgtcaaaattttatttcaatagaaaaatttgtcaaaattttatttctataaaaaaccttcccaaaatttgatttctatcgaaaattttctcaaaaatgtatttctatagaaaattttctcaaaattttatttctatagaaaattttgtcaaaattttatttctatagaaaatcttgtcaaaattttatttttatagaaaattttgtcaaaaatttatttctatagaaaaatttgttaaaatgtatttctatagaaagttatgcaaaaattttatttctatcgaaaattttctcaaaactttatttctatagaaaatttttgcaaaattttatttctatagaaaattttgtcaaaattttatttatatagaaaatttttgcacaattttatttctatagaaaattttgtcaaaattttatttctatagaaaattttgacaaaattttatttctatagaaaattttgtcaagattttatttctgtagaacattttgtcaacattttatttccatagataattttgtcaacattttatttctatagacaatttttgcaaaattttatttctatagaaaatttgtcaaacattttatttctatagaaaattttctgaaaattttatatctatagaaaattttgccaaaattttatttctatagaaaattttgtcaaaatgtttttctatagaaaattttgtcaaaatttaatttctatagaaaattttctcaaaaatgtatttctatagaaaattttctcaaaattttatttctatagaaaattttgtcaaaattttatttctatagaaaatttttacaaaattttatttctatagaaaattttgtcaaaattttatttatatagaaaatttttgcacaattttatttctatagaaaattttgtcaaaattttatttctatagaaaattttgacaaaattttatttctatagaaaattttgtcaagattttatttctgtagaacattttgtcaaaattttatttccatagatttttatttctatagacaatttttgcaaaattttatttctatagaaaatttgtcaaacgttttatttctatagaaaattttctgaaaattttatatctatagaaaattttgccaaaattttatttctatagaaaattttgtcaaaatgtttttctatagaaaattttgtcaaaatttaatttctatagaaaattttctcaaaaatgtatttctatagaaaattttctcaaaattttatttctatagaaaattttgtcaaaattttatttctatagaaaatttttacaaaattttatttctatagaaaattttgtgaaaattttatttctatagaaaatcttattaacattgtatttctatagaaaatcttcccaaaattttatttctatcggaaattttgtcaaaattttaattctacagaaaattgatgTACGTTTTAGATGTAggggaatgttttgcaaaatctctaaaaacatcaagaatcctaccaatctaccaaacagtcaaaaatctaccatatttggtagaattcaacaAACTGTGACTACCGTGGTCTAAACATGATTCATGAGGACACTTCAGCTGAAGcggtaaaaatatttctatacatttttgctATTTTCGGAACTCCTCCCAAAGTAGTTTTGAacaaattaagatcaggcaagtgcggcCAGTCCAATTCATTCCTGTGTGATTTCGTGAATTGCAGTTAAAAACTACACCAAGGTATTAAATTTTCCTGTTTAACGacattttgtggaaatctcaatatGAGGagtacaattttgttaatttttcgcACGAGGTAATTCATTCTTTCAATAAaacagtgaaatttttttctgtttacgcATTACCTTTTTGCTTGTCCAGCTAAACCTACCTGGCTAacgaccagatcactctggacacatcaCAACAACACACAATTATCAgtatagccatcaacgcataAGCCACACATACAGGCGGTTAGTTCTATTTATATACTAGATTGTTGGGCACCCACAAGTCGACCTATGGAAAccttatttaaagaaaacaaaacattttagttGGTCCCTTTTTTACAAACGAATAATAGAATTAGAACAAATAATagaattttacatatattccaaaaatgtcgCAAGGTTTCGAAAGCATGCTAGGCACTTCAtgctaaaataataaatttttactacgaaacctcaaaatgtgtcttactTATTTAAGATATTAAGTCGAAACAGGACagggcttgatataaacgaaatagtctgtggttttggaacaaagagtatttttttctacacaaaaatatGGTCTCTTGAATTGGTGTACAATTGCTACCCTGAATATCAAACTGCTAACAGCTACCGTCTACATTAAATAGTTTAAATTCAATAGCTGTCCTTATAGATTAAAGTCcatctttaatttaattattattgtttttttattttatttcaccaTATCATAACtacaatcaaaaatatttacagAAATACTTAAAGAAATTGCACTTGAATCGGAATAGATTCAAATATAcataatgtatttttattttgtaaactccTTCAAAAGAATTATATATTAGGTTTAAGTATTTTCTAATTATTACATTCTATTTATAGCATAATTGTATTTAATATAAgtgattttatattaattataataataatatctttttttgatttttatataatttgaaattttaaagtgAAATTGATTTTTGAAATCAATTCTATTGtatgttttctttagaaatgtatTGAGATAttgtatattatttgtataatttaactatgatttattaaataaaaaaacttcaaaccgtttgataaattaaacaaaaagaaaaaataataatacacatataattattacaaaattgtaaaataataaaaattaaaaaagggtcaaaacaaaatatctacctcatataagaaatttatatataaatatattttaacattgaTTGAatctaatttgttttatttttctggaTAAAGCCTACATGTATTACAAAGAGGGTCAAGGATCGATACtacataaatttagtttaatttatatttacaagatatattattttattttatttttttatttaattttcataattattcTTAAACATTATAACATATTAATTAGAGAATAATCTAAATTCTATTGTTAATTTTTCAcatttaaattacatttatgAGCTTCttgtttagaattaaatttacatTAACTAACTCAATTGATAGTATTCGGGTACAAAATCATTTGCCAGattacttaaaaaattgaaatctgacGAACTATTGGAGTTCTCTACTAAGCCGGTGAGATTTGCACCTGGTCCACCTTGCGGGTAATTGGAATTATGTGTAGGCATTGCGGTATTTGGTGGTACATTAGCGGGATTAACAAAACTATTCGCAACAGCACCAGGGGGCATTTGTATATGCGGCGGTGGATCACTGTCCAAAAGGCCATCAGTTGGCATGGGAGGCCCAACGTGATTATctgaaaattaacaattttaaaaattaaataatttttataataagaaacaaaataatatttagtttttgatttttttacgaAAGTGTACGAGTATGAAACATGCAAAgagcaaatatatttatgaatctCCTAATGTTAGTAGttgtttttatcgaaaaataaaaatgtgacccaAATCGTATAGAAGATTGCAcagttttaaattttgatatctaATTATTAGAACTATtgtctaaaatattttctaatctgGCTTtgataatagaaattaaaaaaaaaaaaaaaaaacacaaacatttttatatatgaaGTGGACCATTGCAGTAGATGGCCATCGCCTCTGTGTAACTTATTATTGAATTAATGTGGAAGTCTTACGCCTTGTAAATGGTAGAGCTTACAatatggctgatatgtattgcaacctatTTCAGGTTGAaatcattttttgatatcataACAGTAGACAGATTTATGGTGACAATCTAACAAAAGCATTTCCGTCTTTTGCATTCAAaactaaatttatttgggaTGGAATTCAAGCGCGATAGTGTATATTTGGCTATTTGGAGGGCTATAGTTAGAGCCAATGCCCTGCTCGTATTCATCCCccaggggtcaaaataaatgccgaatcatGGACAGACGAACATGTCAACCACAGACCATGGATATTCCAACAGGATTCACAATCGCACTCAGCACCCGTCAGccgagaatggcttaaaaagaagGCTTTGTCGACCATTTGAAGGTCATAAATCGTGCCAAAGTTAGCCAATTCGAATAAATCTAAACTTATTTTAAAATGCGatattacacacaaaaacattttgctctgattcaatcacgaaattaattgatccaattaatttttaattgaaatgttttcaatcacagaaatgatagtatcaattaaaaaaattaattgaaggtcaattaaaaaaattaattgaagatcaattaaaaaaattaattaaaccaattaaaaataattgatactatttatttttgcgattgagttttgtttcaattaaaaaaattgttgaatcaattaaaattttaattgaatattctcTAAGACTCAATTAGgacttggaaaaattttttctgtgcaaacacatttttctctgattcaattaattttttaattgaaatgtcttcaatcacagaaatgatagtatcagttaaaaaaaaaaatattgaaagtcaattaaaaaattagttgatactattaatttttgtgatttttgtttcaattaaaaagtttgttgaagcacttcaatttttaattgaatattttttaaaactcaattaaatactttaattggaaacattttcttgaaATCATTTTCTGTATATGTTCAACATTTTCTGCTATTGaactgtaaaattaaaatataaaatatatagcgctttactttgttgcattacatactcgtatacaaaatttttttctgatttaatcacgaaattaattatccaatcaattgtttaattgaaatgtcttcactcATGAAAATGATCACAATGTTCAATCAATCACAGTGTTaattgggtataataaaaaatatttgattaaaaaataattgatttgttttgttgttaattggttcaattaaaaatcaataaaaatcaacatcaactaatgttgattgcaaaaattaattaatgttttgattatttcaatcaaaaaagtaattgatgtcgattggaAAACCCAATCAgtttatttaattgattcaattaaatatttagtttgacttcattttcaattaactttttaattgaaagagttaaacaattaattgtggTTTGTAATCGACAatgattacatttttataccctccaccataggatgggggtatattaactttgtcattccgtttgtaacacatcgaaatattgctctaagaccccataaagtatatattttctgggtcgtggtgaaattctgagtcgatctgagcatgtccgtccgtccgtctgttgaaagcacgctaacttccgaacgaaacaagctatcgtcttgaaacttggcacaagtagttgttattgatgtaggtcggatggtattgcaaatgggccatatcgctccacttttacgtatagcccccatataaacggacccccaaatttggcaaattgctctaagagaagcaaattttatccgatccggctgaaatttggtacatggtgttagtatatggtctctaacaaccatgcaaaaattggttcatatcggtccataattacatatagccctcatataaaccgatcccccgatttggcttgcggagcctctaagagaagcaaatttcatccgatccggctgaaatttggtacatggtattggtatatgtcctctaatgaccatccaaaaattgatccacatcggtccataattatatatagcccccatataaatcgatcccccaatttggcttgcggagcctctaagaaacgaaaatttcatccgatccggctgaaatttggtacatggtgttggtatatgttctctaatgaccatgcaaaaattggtccatatcggtccataattatatatagcccccatataaatcgattctcagatttgtcctccggagcctcttggaggagcaaaattaatccgatcgggttgaaatttggaacatggtgttagaatgtggtctctaacaaacacgcaagaactggtccatatcggtccataattatatatagcccccgtataaagcgttctccagatttgatctccggagcctcttggaggagccgatgcggttgaaatttgcaacgtggtgttagtataaggccgctaatatccatggcaaaattggtccatatcggtctatagttatatatagccgatccccaatcacacaaaaattggtccatatcggttgccactcgagcaaaaaataatctaccaaaattttgtcaaaattttatttctatagaaagttttgtcaaaatattatttctatagaaaattttgtcaaaattttttttctaaagaacattttgtcaaaattttatttctatagaaaattttttccaaattttatttctatagaaattttttttcaaaattttacttttatagaaaatgtcaaaattttattttgtcaaaattttgtttctatagaaactttaaacttaattatatacgtatttaataggccattttttgtttaatatatacgacgtatggactttgtggtatatattacggtgttaggaagttttaagataccttgccatcggcaagtgcggtaacacttgccgatggcaagtaattcgattgtggatgacagtcttcagtagaagtttctacgcaatccatggtggagggtacataagcttcggcctggccgaacttacggccgtatatacttgttttaaattaaattaattggaacaattaagtgtttaataaaaaccactcattttcttaactaattttttgtgttcttagtttgattaaaaaacatGATTGtaccaaattattttttaattaaaaattttcaatcatagaTCTAattgacttacggccattttcatgtagctccgttaggctttaactgccagttaacagaaagtaaattgcaaatatcttctgttcggttaactttaactgaaaaactttcatcagttaagttcctaattcGCATATGGAAtacataggcaagatgacagcttcgaccatactatggtttaaaagttggttagttaacggaacactaacggagctttatgaaaatgggggttaatgtttttagtttgattaaaaagttaattgtttcaattaattttttaattgaaaaagttttcagattTAAaagactttttaattggaaatagtttggcgatatttttttctgtgtattggcCACCCTGTATTAGTCTTCTACCGGTCTCGTCCCAGGCGATGGATAGGAGAAGAAGATGGGCGGGAGATTTGGATGAAGGGTAGTGGCCTTGTGCTGGtaatcaatttttcaattatcAATTAATCCACGAAGCATCGATATTATGGACTTGAAGAAGGATATGCATTGAATTTTTCGTCTGTTGGACATGAATCAGGTCTCATTGTCCATCAATACGAGTCCTGATGGAATTACAGCttttatgttaaattcattgattTATCCAGAGTTTATTAACTAATCAGATCATTCAAATGATCTTTGAGAGGCTTGTCATATTTAACACCTGGGAAATTACTAGGGGCGCAATCACCCTAGTCATTCTCCAGAAGCCAGGTACGGATGTATCGAGATTCCTAGTGCGGGGTGTTATTTCCGAAATTGTccaaatatgtatatgtatatgggaacgacTTTAGAATTTCTTAATAGTTGTAAATATGTAGTAGCAAATaaggaaacattttcaatttttttagttctaagcttaataatatttttcttaaatgaataacaataaaaatgcgcttcttaaaaaaatatcgtAATATTTACAACCATCGGCTATTTCATTCAGTCCTGCCTaatataactaaaaatttaCGTTTGTCTCCCACCGATTCTGGTATTCGGTTGTACACATGTTTTCCTTCATTCAAAGTTCACCACAAATCGTATACTCACCACCTAATggctgttgatgatgatgaccaAAATGACCATGGCCATGGTGATTATAAGCATGGGGATTATATTGTTGGTCCACCATAGCAGAATGGTGTGGTGGTGGTGGCCCAGCTGCACCACcctgatgatgatggtggtgatgatgatgatgattattgTAGAATTGCTGTTGCAGTTGATTATGTTGAGCACCAGGTGGCAGCGGTGGAGGTGGTGGGCCAGTACCTTCCATATGAATACCTAGTGCCGAAGCTGTGGCCGAATTGATATGAGACATATGGTGTGGCTGGTGATGATTGAAATCtcctggttgttgttgttgtgggaaATTGATGGGGTCATAGTAAACGCCACTACCATTAGCACCCTGGGTCTTTGGGTCATAATAATTTCCAGAACTATCGAAATCATTGGGAATTTGTGATTGATGATTATGTGGTCCATAGGGTATTCCACCTGTACCTCCATGATGGGGATGGTGATTATAATTGTGACCCGCTTGGAATTGCATGGattcaccaccaccaccactagaATGGTGATTATAAAATGGTTGTTGTATATGCTGTGCTTGCTGTTGCGGTGGTGTATGAAATACATTGGCGCTCTGGTGCAATTTCGCCGCTACCACATCATTACCACCTTTCATGTGTGGTGAACTTTGAGATGTTGCCATGAAATCTGGTTTGGGACTTAGATATTCACCATTGGGTATATGCATTTGCTGTTGTTGCTGTAGACGATGGGCCAAGTGTTGTGGTGAACCAGCTGCGGCAAATTCAATATCATATTTTCCATAATAATCTTGACCGGATGTTGGCTGTTGAGGCAGTGGTggctggtgttgttgttgttgaccaTGTAGTTGTTGTTGGTGGTGTGGCGATTGTAGCTGATGTTTGCTACCATAATAAGCTGGATAAAATGGCCCATTTGTCTCAACAGATGTTGGTGTAGTCGCCATATTTGCGGTAGCCGCATTAGCTGAGGCATTTGAATTGTAACGCCTTTTACCCCCATTACTGCTATTAGCCGTGGCCTGACTATGTTGCGACGATGTATCCGAATCTCTTCGATAGCCCGAAGCAATACCGCCAATGGATATGGGAGTATCATAACcagaaaattgagagatcttttGAGTGGATGTGGAGACCACTGATTCCTTTTTGATGTGTTGATCATCCTTTTTCTTCACCTTAATGGGTGTCTCCTCGATATCGTCATCTAAACTTCCGCTGGAGGCTACACTGGAATCAGCACTTACCATATTGGAGGCGGACACTGTAGTACTACCCAATAGATTAGATGATATGCCAGATTCCAATGTAGAATTAGGAGTCACTGAAAGGAAGGAAAGATGAATGAATGATCAGTATTAAAATAGGGCCAAAACAAATCGTACTGATAACTATGAGGAATATAGAGGAATAAAtggggaatttttgaaaaaaaaaaagaacagtcTAAGGGACACTCtcgctttcaaacaaatcgataGCGTATGTGCGTTCTCACCATATACGCTATCGATTTGCctaatattttgacagaaaatGAATCCACCGAGTTGTGCTGACGTTTTTAGCCTCCATCACGGTTGCCcctcgtgaaaaaattaatctaccaaaatttgaagaaaattttaccaatgaactatcaaattaaaaaatttaatttttttaattaaatttgtggtTTGTGgcatttgcaatattatatattatgatctcTCCTATTAGCGACAATCTTTTGATGTATCTGTTAAATTATAAATGGGTCGAATTTTAAAGGTTTTAATGAGTTTACCTTGCACCTACAAGGGAAacttactacttctacaaaaagggataACTTACTTACAATGGACTTTGTATGACCtaacataaatattaaaatttaaattaaacaagtaagtaaattagaaagtcggacggggccgactatattataccctgcatcactttgtagatctaaattttcgataccatatcacatccatcaaatgtgttgggggctatatataaaggtttgtcccaaatacatacatttaaatatcactcgatctggacagaatttgacagggtggaacacaatattagtaaaaaaattttaaggaaacttcgcaaaagtttatttatgtattattatgtattatgtattagaagtttaggaaaattagagtcatttttataacttttggactaagtagtggcgattttacaaggaaaatgttggtattttgaacatttttgtcgaaatcagaaaacatatatatgggagctatatctaaatctgaaccgatttcaaccaaatttggcacgcatagcaacaatgctaattctactctctgtgcaaaatttcaactaaatcggggttaaaaattggcctctgtggtcatatgagtgtaaatcgggcgagagctatatatgggagatatatctaaatctgaaccgatttcaaccaaatttggcacgcatagctacaatgctaattctactccctgtgcaaaatgtcaactaaatcggagttaaaaattggcctctgtggtcatatgagtgtaaatcgggcgaaagctatatatgggagatatatccaaatctgaaccgatttcaaccagatttggcaagcatagttacaatgctaattctactccctgtgcaaaatttcaactaaatcggagttaaatattggcctctgtagtcatatgagtgtaaatcgggcgaaagctatatatgggagatatatccaaatctgaaccgatttcaaccaaatttggcacgcatagttacaatgctaattctactacctgtgcaaaatttcaactaaatcggagttaaaaattggtctctgtggtcatatgagtgtaaatcgggcgaaagctatatgtgggagatatatctaaatctgaaccgatttcaaccaaatttggcacgcatggctacaatgctaattctactccctatgcaaaatttcaactaaatcggaacaaaaaaattggcctctgtgggcaaatgagtgtaaatcgggcgaaagctatatatgggagctatatctaaatctgaaccgatttgggctgatatttggcaagttttcgagacccataaaatattcggatgtacggaatttgaggaagatcggttgatacacacgtcaattatgaccagatcggtgaaaaatatatatggcagctatatctaaatctgaaccgattttttccaatatcaatagggatcgtcttttgagccgaaacaggaccctataccaaattttaagacaatcggactaaaactgcgagctgtactttgcacacaaaaatacatcaacagacagacagacggacggacagacagacagacagacagatagacagacatcgctaaatcgactcagaatttaattctaagccgatccgtatactaaaaggttggtctatgattactcattcttagcgttacatacaaatgcacaaacttattataccacagtagcggtgaagggtataaaaagggataACTTACTTACAATGGACTTTGTATGACCtaacataaatattaaaatttaaattaatggaaaatttgttaaaattctatttctatagaaaaatttctcaaaatttgttttattttttttctatagaacattttttaaaaattttgtttctatagaaaaatttctcaaaattttatttctatagaaaaattctcaaaattttatttctaaagaaaaatttctcaattttttttctatagaaaattttctcaaaatgttatttctatttttcaaaaaaaaaaaaaatgttctcaaaattttgtcaaaatgttatttctatagaaaattttgatcaatttttttctatacaaaattcaggtacttcttagttggagaggagagttttgaaaaatttggtagaattctatcaattgtggcaaccgtgcttgcaatggctaatgcgctttacagactatcagttattccggacggtatgtcggtgtttgtcaagaatcttacagtgtgtcggatcgatatgactggtcggcgatgactaaattatcggtaaatgtgttatcgatcccataaacatgcaacagtatcgattatgccttcggacttaacttataatgtgcacaatatatgggatatgttcgacacgagcactgtcgtccggaataactgatagtctgtaaagcgcataaggccCCTTCAATTGAACGTGCACATTTTGGGGAGGCTGCACTGGattttccaatcgaacaaaaattttcgatttatgggtaaaaggtgtaaaatatgcaacacattTTTTACCAATTGAAATCAttattagacaaacgaaatcgcccttaaaaaaattttttaatttttttaaattaaaaaattgaaagattt contains these protein-coding regions:
- the pb gene encoding homeobox proposcipedia isoform X3, with product MSVYYRRGKQIAAEKYQRFTGERYRKHKVEVEEHLAHFYKMQEVCTTLESQMGAQIKSESPLNAMQVQTGQTIVPGGATSQVQQQHQQQHQAAAAMIANKMGPNCDKRVGGGGGGGIVGSAGGLVGHVGVGGGNGEQPYWMTASEGGFINSQPSMAEFLNQLSPESPKMLGGGMGSGGVTPVGGGGGYPVGVGVPQTPDGMDSVPEYPWMKEKKTSRKNSNNSNQADNAITEFVPENGLPRRLRTAYTNTQLLELEKEFHFNKYLCRPRRIEIAASLDLTERQVKVWFQNRRMKHKRQTLSKTDDEDNKDSLKDSNSKKSCQGCELPSDDIPDSTSNSRGHNNNTPSATNNNASAGSLTPNSTLESGISSNLLGSTTVSASNMVSADSSVASSGSLDDDIEETPIKVKKKDDQHIKKESVVSTSTQKISQFSGYDTPISIGGIASGYRRDSDTSSQHSQATANSSNGGKRRYNSNASANAATANMATTPTSVETNGPFYPAYYGSKHQLQSPHHQQQLHGQQQQHQPPLPQQPTSGQDYYGKYDIEFAAAGSPQHLAHRLQQQQQMHIPNGEYLSPKPDFMATSQSSPHMKGGNDVVAAKLHQSANVFHTPPQQQAQHIQQPFYNHHSSGGGGESMQFQAGHNYNHHPHHGGTGGIPYGPHNHQSQIPNDFDSSGNYYDPKTQGANGSGVYYDPINFPQQQQPGDFNHHQPHHMSHINSATASALGIHMEGTGPPPPPLPPGAQHNQLQQQFYNNHHHHHHHHHQGGAAGPPPPHHSAMVDQQYNPHAYNHHGHGHFGHHHQQPLGDNHVGPPMPTDGLLDSDPPPHIQMPPGAVANSFVNPANVPPNTAMPTHNSNYPQGGPGANLTGLVENSNSSSDFNFLSNLANDFVPEYYQLS
- the pb gene encoding homeobox proposcipedia isoform X1 encodes the protein MSVYYRRGKQIAAEKYQRFTGERYRKHKVEVEEHLAHFYKMQEVCTTLESQMGAQIKSESPLNAMQVQTGQTIVPGGATSQVQQQHQQQHQAAAAMIANKMGPNCDKRVGGGGGGGIVGSAGGLVGHVGVGGGNGEQPYWMTASEGGFINSQPSMAEFLNQLSPESPKMLGGGMGSGGVTPVGGGGGYPVGVGVPQTPDGMDSVPEYPWMKEKKTSRKNSNNSNQADNAITEFVPENGLPRRLRTAYTNTQLLELEKEFHFNKYLCRPRRIEIAASLDLTERQVKVWFQNRRMKHKRQTLSKTDDEDNKDSLKGDDDHSDSNSNSKKSCQGCELPSDDIPDSTSNSRGHNNNTPSATNNNASAGSLTPNSTLESGISSNLLGSTTVSASNMVSADSSVASSGSLDDDIEETPIKVKKKDDQHIKKESVVSTSTQKISQFSGYDTPISIGGIASGYRRDSDTSSQHSQATANSSNGGKRRYNSNASANAATANMATTPTSVETNGPFYPAYYGSKHQLQSPHHQQQLHGQQQQHQPPLPQQPTSGQDYYGKYDIEFAAAGSPQHLAHRLQQQQQMHIPNGEYLSPKPDFMATSQSSPHMKGGNDVVAAKLHQSANVFHTPPQQQAQHIQQPFYNHHSSGGGGESMQFQAGHNYNHHPHHGGTGGIPYGPHNHQSQIPNDFDSSGNYYDPKTQGANGSGVYYDPINFPQQQQPGDFNHHQPHHMSHINSATASALGIHMEGTGPPPPPLPPGAQHNQLQQQFYNNHHHHHHHHHQGGAAGPPPPHHSAMVDQQYNPHAYNHHGHGHFGHHHQQPLGDNHVGPPMPTDGLLDSDPPPHIQMPPGAVANSFVNPANVPPNTAMPTHNSNYPQGGPGANLTGLVENSNSSSDFNFLSNLANDFVPEYYQLS
- the pb gene encoding homeobox proposcipedia isoform X2, which codes for MSVYYRRGKQIAAEKYQRFTGERYRKHKVEVEEHLAHFYKMQEVCTTLESQMGAQIKSESPLNAMQVQTGQTIVPGGATSQVQQQHQQQHQAAAAMIANKMGPNCDKRVGGGGGGGIVGSAGGLVGHVGVGGGNGEQPYWMTASEGGFINSQPSMAEFLNQLSPESPKMLGGGMGSGGVTPVGGGGGYPVGVGVPQTPDGMDSVPEYPWMKEKKTSRKNSNNSNQADNAIKNGLPRRLRTAYTNTQLLELEKEFHFNKYLCRPRRIEIAASLDLTERQVKVWFQNRRMKHKRQTLSKTDDEDNKDSLKGDDDHSDSNSNSKKSCQGCELPSDDIPDSTSNSRGHNNNTPSATNNNASAGSLTPNSTLESGISSNLLGSTTVSASNMVSADSSVASSGSLDDDIEETPIKVKKKDDQHIKKESVVSTSTQKISQFSGYDTPISIGGIASGYRRDSDTSSQHSQATANSSNGGKRRYNSNASANAATANMATTPTSVETNGPFYPAYYGSKHQLQSPHHQQQLHGQQQQHQPPLPQQPTSGQDYYGKYDIEFAAAGSPQHLAHRLQQQQQMHIPNGEYLSPKPDFMATSQSSPHMKGGNDVVAAKLHQSANVFHTPPQQQAQHIQQPFYNHHSSGGGGESMQFQAGHNYNHHPHHGGTGGIPYGPHNHQSQIPNDFDSSGNYYDPKTQGANGSGVYYDPINFPQQQQPGDFNHHQPHHMSHINSATASALGIHMEGTGPPPPPLPPGAQHNQLQQQFYNNHHHHHHHHHQGGAAGPPPPHHSAMVDQQYNPHAYNHHGHGHFGHHHQQPLGDNHVGPPMPTDGLLDSDPPPHIQMPPGAVANSFVNPANVPPNTAMPTHNSNYPQGGPGANLTGLVENSNSSSDFNFLSNLANDFVPEYYQLS